In Nerophis ophidion isolate RoL-2023_Sa linkage group LG15, RoL_Noph_v1.0, whole genome shotgun sequence, the sequence TGTTCTCGTTGAGCGTTCTCGTAAGGCAGCACTCGTGGTCGGAGAGACTTCGCCGATCCACCTTAGCTTTCGGCTTGTACTTCTCCTTAGGCTTACGGACTGAAGGCTGCTCCATTTCTAGTCTTCTTCTCCGGGTGAGAACACTTAAGGTGTTCCTGGCCACAGGTTGGCTCGGCTTCTTGGGAGTGGGTGGCCTCCTGCTACAGCAGTAGACATCAAAGTCAGCTATCCAGCTGCTGGAGGGAAGGTACGCTGGTAAGGACTCGAAGGAGGTGTCCTGGTCGTCCTTGAAGTTTGGGTTTTCCTCTTCCTTATGAGAGCTTCCCAGTAAAGGCGAGGTAGCTGTAAGAGGAACATCCTCAACTTGAGGAGCTTCCTCCATGTCTGCCCCATCCTTAAAACCCTCTCCAGTGGGGGCTGGAGCTTCTTTTGTAGGAATGTCAGCGGACACCTCACTGTGATCTTCGATGAGAATATCTCGGACCGGCGAGTCAGGGCAGGGAAATAACGTTTCCTCCATCGACCAGACTGGTTTCTCCTGCAGAAGAACTTCGGACCGAATATTCTTGGAAGACATCTGTTGATCTTTCTCACTTCTCATCTCCTCGACAAAGTCAGGGTGGTCCTGGGATTCTTCCAGCTCAGGGTTCTTCTCACTGGGAATCCCGACCAAAAGGATGTCAGGACAAGCTTGAAGCGTCTGCTCTGCAGGAATACCCGGCCTGTCGCCCGGCGGGATCTCATGGGAAAACCCGTGAGAGACCTCAGAGGAATCGTGAGCATGAAAAAGCTGAAGTCCCCCTTGTGTGGCGCAGCATTCAATTCTCACCTCCTCAGAATGGATGACAAAGCTTCGGTTTGGAGGCGACCTGGCGGCGCGAGGAGCTACCACGTCTCTAAAGTCTGAAGAATGCTCATTACTCTGCTCGGTCGGAGCCATTGGTTTACTGAGTTGGGCACTCACGGCTTCTTTGACATCACAAGCTGAGGCTTCAGGGTCTCCTGACCCAGGTGTGTCGATTCTCTGGTCACTGCACAGTGGTTCGGTTTGGACCTCCGAGTTGGTGACCTCCCGAGCCGGCGCGTTGTGCTGATAGCGGTATCTGCGTGCATGGTAGGCCATGGTCTGGTAGTACTGCGGGTTCAGCACGCGCCTGTAGTCGGTCAGGTGGAGGTTGGTGTGGGGCATGACAAAGCCTGGGGGCTCCATGTACGGATTGGGCTGGTAGTGAGGCATCATCGGCATACCAAAACCTGTAGTGGAGGGAATTTAGAATACATTGGTAATTGAAGTCACGGACTTGATTGTAGTCAGTTTTCGTCTCTATCGCGGCTGTGGTGGATCCattttggattgaactttcacggtatcatgttagacccgctttacatccattgctttcgtcctctccaaggttctcatagtcttcattgtcaccgacgtcccactgggtgtgagttttccttgcccttatgtggacctaccgaggatgtcgtagtggtttgtgttgtggtttgtgcagccctttgagacactagtgatttagggctatataagtaaacattgattgattgatcgatcttAAAGGATCCTTGAGTGTCAGAAAGGCAGGGCTCTCACGTTAGGATTACTTTTACCCGTTTTCTACGGCTGCTGTTCCAGTGACCCGTTTCAGAGTTGGATTTAAGTTTTGTTTTTCATTGTCAAAGCACCAGAAGGTGCTGCCcacttaagtgtttttttgtagtttttataattgtaatccAATCCaattgtatagcacatttaaacaaatgtttccaaagtgctgcacaacaatattaaaaatattcaaatattatccttagcgccctgggatgaggtggcgacttgtccagggtgtaccccgcctttcgcccgattgtagctgagataggcgccagcgccccccgccaccccgaaagggaataagcggtagaaaatggatggatggatggatattatccttagctccactaatgactgaataaaaaaatataaaaccaacataaaaataaaaatgattaaaaacgattttaaaagggtaaaaccaattaaaacaataaatagtcaatcaaattttaaaaaacagaggaccacacagccaaagaataaaagtgggtcttaagcaGGACTTAAAACGagacataacccaaagctcatgaccataggtgaggatgggaatgtagattgagagctttgccttccggctcagctccttcttcaccacaacggatcgatacggcgtccgcattactgaagactccacaccgattcactcttccctcagctttccatcttaaagatctaaaaaaaaatgtttgggaaagtcatgcgggccagattgaaaatcttaacgggccttaatttgtccCAGGTCTGGTATAACTTTTTCTGCTGATTTTAAATACACCAAGAAATGTTCTTTAATCCGTGTCAATATTACAGCGGAGGGTTTGATGCTATATGCGCAAGTCCTCATGGGAAATGCGGTCTTCCGGCAGAACCACTACCGCTTTGGTAGACTGGcgccaccatgaattgattaacgtagacttAAACGAGtggaaaaacctattcgggtgttaccatttagtggtcaattgtaccgaatatgtactgttctgtgcaatctactaataaaagtctcaatcaatcgatcaaaccACACCACAACCAACCAAAACTGATCGTTCTAATGCGGGGCTTTGATGTTCACCACATAGTTTTGGGTGTAAATCTGATAGCCTTTGCTAATCTTCCTTCACCTGCTCCAAAGCTTGACGCAGTGGAACTGCAGCATGATTAGGACATGCCCCCCGTTCCCCAGATTCCAAAACCTATCACAATCATATACAGACAATTCTAAGTTAAGTCCTAGGTTGGATGAAGCGTGAAAGCACCAAGACCTATGAGATTGTTCTTACCTAAAGCATGGCAGCCATAGTAGGGATTGTAGCCGACAGGCACGGCCATAGGGCTGTAGGGCCACTGCAGGCCCTGCATGGGCAGGTAAGGCTGAGAGGGCTGCATGTAGAAGAGCGGCTTGTGGTTCTGCTGCTGCTCCTCAGGACGAGGCCCCCCCGTCGGCTCTTGAGCCGTCACGTTGGGCTCCTGACAGGCCTGCGAAGGTCCATGCGGCAGGTTTGGACCTCGAGGGCCCAGACGGTAGGAAGTGTGCACGTTTGAAGCGTTCGCCTCCATATCTAAAGAAGGATCAGACATAATCCACCAGGGTCGTGAGTTGAAAGAGGCAATGAAAGAGTGCACTTACTTGGACAAAGCAGCTCAGCTCTCATAGCAAAATCTAGACCCGAGTCAAAGGTGTGGACTCTTGATAATGCTTCGCTG encodes:
- the LOC133569133 gene encoding uncharacterized protein LOC133569133 — its product is MPITWCYHPSNQCHLPPSEALSRVHTFDSGLDFAMRAELLCPNMEANASNVHTSYRLGPRGPNLPHGPSQACQEPNVTAQEPTGGPRPEEQQQNHKPLFYMQPSQPYLPMQGLQWPYSPMAVPVGYNPYYGCHALGFGMPMMPHYQPNPYMEPPGFVMPHTNLHLTDYRRVLNPQYYQTMAYHARRYRYQHNAPAREVTNSEVQTEPLCSDQRIDTPGSGDPEASACDVKEAVSAQLSKPMAPTEQSNEHSSDFRDVVAPRAARSPPNRSFVIHSEEVRIECCATQGGLQLFHAHDSSEVSHGFSHEIPPGDRPGIPAEQTLQACPDILLVGIPSEKNPELEESQDHPDFVEEMRSEKDQQMSSKNIRSEVLLQEKPVWSMEETLFPCPDSPVRDILIEDHSEVSADIPTKEAPAPTGEGFKDGADMEEAPQVEDVPLTATSPLLGSSHKEEENPNFKDDQDTSFESLPAYLPSSSWIADFDVYCCSRRPPTPKKPSQPVARNTLSVLTRRRRLEMEQPSVRKPKEKYKPKAKVDRRSLSDHECCLTRTLNENICAPYKSDRLCSRCLDQPHGPGLDGRVPKRKAVPFQQCNGALQPTCDACRFHTKKRLARNGSFSDVRGPRHEAEGESSENGSCRVGEKRQNLDKAPAAMREKNCRCDGMSRVQPAARECRRHCPHGNAIRELDENLPASTRDRWRHTDQVYWTHRWQTEKSWKTVTTIPEVWRTEPRPQHLTKHRMSQSQGTRRKDTRC